One Carya illinoinensis cultivar Pawnee chromosome 5, C.illinoinensisPawnee_v1, whole genome shotgun sequence genomic window, ACTGATCCCATCCGAAGGCTAAGACCATTTtccacaaaaacaaataaactcaGCTTCTAAAATCAGCAACATAAGATTCCCTGAACGGAAGAAACGAAAGGAAACATGAGAATCGTTACCTggtagggctgtaaatgaaccagtctgttcgataactcactcggttaaactcgaatcgaactcgactcgtgaaaaaaaaagctcgttcgttaaagcagatgctggctcgatttgtaaatgacacatactcgacaaaactcaactcgactcgactaaggctcgtttaggctcgctcgtttatgctcgagtcgactcgttaactcgactcgattaaaactcattcatatattaataaatatatacatacacctatgcatgtatatatgtattagctaataatataagcataccacttttataattaaatatataatatgtattctaattacgtatgtctatatagtaaatatacttcattggtatattttataatttgtataataattagttgataaaatttaataatttcatatactagtatgtggaaaccatatatgaaatagatatattctatcatattaagtatatgtattaataatatatgtaggcatataatatattgttattttggataaatatcaactagttagatattaattatttataaattttttaaaattttataatttaatagatgttctacttgttaattgtataaatttaatattaattttgatttatttatttatttaatttattaattattaaatcttattaaaaaaaataattcaagttcgagcccgagctcgagctcgactcgactcgaactcgtttgtgggacgaactcgagctcgagctcgagttgagatttcaacttatcgagtcgagctcgaacaaagaattaaaaaaaatctcgagctcgggctcgagctcgagcttgagtattttgagtcgagctcGAGTTCGGCAAGCCAAAGTTCGGCTCGActcggctcgattacagccctatTACCTGGTGAGAGCGCACGACAGAGCCAAGAGCCGGTGAATCGGTGGGAGGGTTCTCGGACCAAGTGAGCAGATCTGCGGTGGATGTGTGTGGTTTCCTCACCGGAGTGCTCCTCTCCATTCTTGGCTTCTTATCCCCTTCGTTCTTCTGCTTTCACCAACAGCAACAACCACTTGCCCGAATTAGAAAGTAATGCAAACCCAAcagtcacagagagagagagagagagagagagagagagagagagagagagagagagagagagagagagagagagagagagagagagagagagagagagagagagagagagagagagagagagagatggaaataGGAACAGGGAAGGTGGGGGGATTTGTCTTTCACTCTTTCTCCTCGTCCCCAAGACCCTCTAATAAAAGCACTGTGCTCTCGCTCGCTCTCAGTTCAGACAGAGAAATGGGGTCGCTGTGAAATGACGAAGTACCCCCCGATCTGGAACTTTCTCTACtttgttttctctttcctttttttattttttatttttttcttttgctttgctTTTACACCCTCTTTGATTGCTTTCGTTTCTGAAAGGAGAAATGGAGTACATTGGAGGTTCTGGGTTTCTCAAAAGAGAAATGGAGTATATCGGAGGTTCTGGCGCTCCTAAAACAAAAACGAATTCCActtctaagtttttttttcttttgctttgctTTTACACCCTCTTTGATTGCTTCCGTTTCTGAAAAGAGAAATGGAGTACATCGGAGGTTCTGAGTTTCTGAAAAGAGAAATGGAGTATATCGGAGGTTCTGGCGCTTCTAAAATGAAAACGAAttctgcttctctctctctctctctttttttttttttttttttttttaatatattggctGACGTCAGCCGATATATGCCACGTCAGCCGATTCCGCAAAGGGTACGCATCGCCGGGTGcctgtagcagtgttgttcattATAACACGTGGACGAACGTATGCGAGAGGTCCCAATCCCGTGTGCAAgtagactttttatttttattttgatggacgagatgaaatgaaataagttaaaataaaaattaaaaactgaataaaatattatttttaatattatatttattttaaaatttaaaaaaattgaattatttattttattatgtaattttttaaaaaaattataataattaaataagatgagatgaagtaAATTGAGAAGAGTtataaaaacaaacgagaccAGATAGAAggttaaagaaattttataaaaataaatttataaatgataTGTTATGTTTATTTGAACTTGCACTTCTATCTTAAACTAGTTACTTCTTTCTCTTGATAACTAATACTTCTTGGCCTCATTTGGATCACTACCACTAACCTTAATGCCAATCTGTTTCATCTGTCAACTCCAATCAAGAGGACAAGCAATGCCATTGATTCTCTAAAGACAGGCCAAGGTATGTGGTCCTCTAATCCCAATACCATTCATAATTCTTTCATAGAACATTTTAAGAGCATTTTCACAACCTCAAATCCAAACCGCCCAGACAACTTGGAGCATCTTTCTCCCTCCAAAATTACTCAGCTAGAGAATGCCTTCTTAACTTCAATTCTAGATGCTTttgagattataaaaaaaaaaaaaaaagccattcAAGATACTCCATCTAACAAGGCTCCTGACTCGGATGGGTTTACAGGTCTTTTTTACAAATTCTACTGAGAAGTAGTTCAAAGTGATATGATAGAAGTAATCCGGAACTTTTTCCAAAATGGCCATCTTCTCAAAAATACCCACATAGCCTTGATACCTATAActcaaatttctaaattttGTGCACCAATTTAGACCTATTAGTCTGGCAAATATATGCTAAACAATCATTTCCAAGATCTACGCTAACCGCCTCAAGGGCCAAGGCTACTCTCCCATCTATCATCTCCTCCTTCCAAATTGCTTTTGTCTGGGGGATGTATTGTTCAAGAAAATACCATAAAAGCTTAGGAAATCTTCTTCtacatgaaaaggaaaaaagaaagaaaaaaaaaaaaaactgatggcCATTAAAATTGACATTGAAAAGACATTTGATTCCATGGAGTGGCCTTTCATTTTTACTACCTTAAAATGTCTTGGTTTTAGTCAAATATGGATCAACTGGATAACTCAATGCATTTCTACTGTCTCTTACTTTATCTTCATTAATGGCTCACCTCATGGATTTATCAAACCTTCAAGAGGTTTAAGGCAATGAAATCccccatttctctttcttttcatctTGGGGAGTGAAGTCCTATCCAGATTGATCATCAGGGATATCAATGCAAAACTCTTTGAAGGAATCAGAATTAATAGAGAGGGACCTACAATATCTCACTTGCTATTTGCGGATGATTTGATTATATTTAGCAAAGCCACTCCCCAATCAGCACTGTCCATACTTAGTTGTCTCAATAGCTACTCCAAATGGTTTGGCCAAAAAATTCATAGCAACAAATCCATCATCCAATTTAGTGCCAATACCAGTTCCCACATTGCATCCTCCATAACCTCCATCCTCCCCTTCAAATCAACCATCTCATCAATCAAACATCTTAGTCTCACTCTCACATTTGGAAGATCCAAAAGTACCATGTTTGTTGAAATAATTGGGAAAATCCAGACTAGACTAAGTGGTTGGAGTTCGAAACTACTCTCAAACGCTGGCCGCACCACATTGATAAAATCAGTTACTAGTTCAATTCTATCCTACACCATGTCTTCTCTAAGTCTTCCTAAATTTGTTTGTAGGAAAATAGACTCATATCAAGAACTTTTGGTGGGGTTTTCATCCTAATAAGAAATCAAACTTCACTCCAAAAGTATGACAGTCCATCTGCCAACCAAAATCCAAAGGAGGCTTGGGAACAAGGCTCTACCTATTGATTTCAACTCAGCCCTTATCCCAAAGGTTGGATGGAACCTCACTACAAAGAAACCAAGTTTATGCCACAAATTCCTTTCCTCAAAATACTTGAAAGCATCATCCTTCTTGGAATTCATACTAAAAACATTTGACTCTTGATTTTGGAAATGTGTACTAAATGCTAAACCTCTCATTGAAGCCAACTTTTGCTATTAGATTGTCATGGCTTCAAAACAAAAGTTTGGACAAACCCTTGGATACCCTCTTTGCAGTCCTTCAGGCCAACTGTCAGAGATAATTCCATTCCACTAGACCCTACGTTAATTGTCTCAACCTTAATGCTAGAGCAACCTCGTAGATAGAATGATATTCTTCTTGTTACTTTATTCCAACTTAAAAGTGtctgcaaaattttaaaaattcactTATCTCAAGTAGTTCACTCCTACATGACAGACAAACCAATTTGGACCAGTCATCATTTGGgaacttttttaataaagtcAGGTTATGACTACATCATTTCACAGCAAAATTCCCCAGTTGTCAATAAATcttctttctcaaaattagatTGAAAAAAGCTTTGGAAAATCAAGATTCTGGAAGATTATTTCTAACATTCTTCCAACAAATTCTAGGCTAAAATGTCTCCTGTCATTCTCAGAAATGACACACTTTGCCCTTTACCCCATATGGAAGAGGAAACTACTAACCACTCATTCTTTAGGTGTGCTCACTCAAAAAATCTTTGGAGACTTTCTCCATGGCCTCTAAACATCTCTTCTTTGGCTGCACAACCTATCTAAAAGTGGTTAAAAATGATCTTGGATCCTTCCAATCTACTAAATTCTAACAGGGAGATGTCCCATAGTTTCTAGTTATTTTCTATCATTGCGATGGATTCGTTATGGTTTCTTAGAAATCAGATCACTCACAAACACTCCTACCAACCCCCCATCCCCTTCACACATTCATGATCAAGATCTTCAAAAAGCATAAGCTCATGTGGAACACAAAgactaaaaaaaattcatattacTTGCATGGATCCCTCCCCCAATAGGTTGATACTCACTATCTCATGATGTAGCTGTCAGAACCAATGGGTCAACTATAGCCACAATCTTTAGAATAAATTCAAGAGATATCAGTTTTATAGTTACTCGACAGATAGACTCAATCAATCCTATTTTTGGAAAAGCCATGGTGACAAAATTGGAAATTGAGGAAGATATATTATTGTTGAAGGTGACAACCTATCGGCATCTAACTGATATTATTGTTGAAGGTGACAACCAAGTTGTTACAAATGCTATAATCAATCCTTCATCATCTCCTAACTGGTCCATCTTCAATATCCtcacaaatatttcaaacttatTGAAGGCATTCCAAAGTTAGTCTACTCAGAAAATTCATTGGCACCAAAATTGATGGGTGCATAATTTAGTGCAATAGGCCACAACTAACAATGTGTTTGACTGCATAGTCCTTATTAAAATACCACAATGTATATTAGACTTCCACAATGGAAAAAATCCTTCTAGCTCTACTATAGTCTCTTGAATCTAGACAGTAAAAGTGCCTCtattttccttatatatatatatatatataaaatgatgatgcttgcttaggaaaaaaaaaactagtacttctcttattaaaataatttatgtgaTTTGATTCGAAAAGGATTGGTCCATATACTTAAAAGGTTATTTAATTGGAAAACACTAGTGTCACATAAATTTTGTACCGAAATTCTTTACCcaaaaagtttttaatttttttacttaataactaagtaagtgtttttaaatgaatgtgatttttttaaaaatatttaaataattttaaaaaatgatgaaagaaaagttgaaaaaaaagagaaattaatagATCGGTAGGAGATTTCAGTGGAAGTCTTCTGTGGATATAGCAAgatcttatttaattatgtcTAACAgagaaactatatatatagtgattattttaatatttaattttttcgcCTTAAAAAGGTTAGGGATAAATTATAAAGAGGAATGTTAGGGgtaatttctaaatatataaattttgtgtaaactttttattaaaaaaaatagatcttaCAAAAAAAcaagtgagtttttttttttttaatagtagaatctattttttatacGAAAACCTGCAAAACTTATACATCTTAAACATGTAATATCGACTCacgagagagaaaaagaaaagaaaagaaaacgaggTAGGTCATCTTTCGCACGTTCCAAATAGCACGTACACTTTTGTGTGCGACAGGGTGAGTTCCTTATTGTGGCTCCTACCACTTGCTGTGCTGTAGAAGGCCACGTTTATTTTCCAGTCTGTCTGTCCCTTCCCATGGCCGTGCAGGTACTTAAAAGTCGTATCTGACGCATAGGGAGAAAAGGGTGAGAGGTTAGTGTTAATAAAGAACCATGGggagagatggagagagagaaagcgaGAAAAGGCTGAAGAGACAAAAGGGGAAGTCGAAAGTCAGACTTCACTGGCTTTACTTCGAATCCTATCTTTTCTTGGTTCTTGGATTGTTCCTTTCTCCCTCTcgtttctcctctctctctctctctctctctctctcatcacatACTGTAATATATTCTTTGTTCAATTGGGGCTGGCACTGCTCTGGCCTTGGGGCAGTGATCCAGTTGGTGTAGTACCATGCAGTCCCTGTGGGGACCCCCAAGAATGGCTTTTAACTTTTTGTATTCAATCTCTTTTGCGTCTTCTGTTGCTCTGTACAACTCTGCTATACTTTTAATGGTGTTGCATGCATGGATCATACGTTTTCtaaactgatatatatatatatatatatatatgtgtgcgcgcgcgcgcgctctGGTACTGTAGGTATTTAAAATGTAATAGGTGGCTATCTAGCTCTCTCCCTCCCTCGCTCTGTCATCCTCAGAAACCATCTTAACACTTCCATTTAATTGCCCCCTACATCCTAAATATTATCCCTCCCCAtcactttcttcattatttTACGTGGATCCTTCTCCTCTCTACTTCCTCCTTTATCTGTGAATGACagattaaagttttttttttttttcattttttgggaaaacaaaAGTTTATGCTTGATGACCTGTTGATCCTTATTCCCTTGTTCAATGCCGATCACAAAAAAAGTACCGATTCCATAGAGTTATGAGGGAAGAGATGTCTTCCTCGTCAGTCGGTCAAGTTAGCATCCAAGGTGGAGACATCCTCCATGAAAACATTGAAAATCAACTGAGACTAGGGATGGTACTACACCTTGCACATGAATCTGTTGTAGTcgttgttttatatataaaaaacatcTGAAAATATACACTTACATGaaaatacattattttattacGTGTCACTATTTGATTGGCAGATTTGTAAATTATAATCTGCTTTTGGTTTTGGCTAAATAATCCTTAATGTATAATCTTTTCTATATTGACCTACCAAGGATGTGTCCATAGACTTTGAGGGTAAAGGAGCAGTCTGGCCCTtaaaagttattattattaatttttttatgatcatGTCATTAAGGCTACTTATATCCCCTTTATTGCACTTTGGGTGGGTAGAATATGTGTTTTTTGTTATCCTTGACCGGATTTGGTCTCACATTCCGAATGATCTTCCATTAATCTAGCCCGACCCTTGGGCTCATATTATAAAGCCAAGTCATTGAATTGCATGGACGGCAATCGATATGATCGATGTTGTTGGCAATGGTGACAATGTGTACAACCTTTGTAGGTATCCAACACAACCAATTCGGGTCCAAATCTGCTACTATCACTCTACTTAACCAAAACGTAATGTTTCTGTTACCATTTGGGTCGGTTTTAAGTTTTAACTTTAGGCTCTCTGAGGCGTTTGTGCGCTCTCACATGTTCAGCTAGTCAAAAGCATGTCACATTCTTTGATATTTCTTTTACGAGGAAATGATCATGTAATCATTCAcaacaatattaaaaacttcaaaatctGTATCGGCAAGAGAGATTCTTGCAAACTGTAACTTTCTCGATAAAGATGATCAGAATGTTTTCCTACAGTTTGCATAATCAAGAGGGCCGCACATGACACGTACATTTCTTGAATCGAGTCTTCTTAGCCTACATCTCTGAGGAATCCAAAGTGTATATAGGTCATATGTAGTTAGAATTCTGAATGCAATTGCAGCAAGAAAAATCAGCAGTAAAACATGAGTTTCTTAACATTTTCACTAAGTTTCGGTAGAGGGGTTGCTTTAGGGGGGGCAGCTCGGGAGAGTGTTGGAGAGCTTCTCATGTAAGCTGAGGGCTCTGCGCGGTCAAGGTAAAGCCTGCCTCTGTATGCAGCGAGGTGGGCATAGTAAGCCGGAGGCACCAAAGAAACTGGCTTGGTGCATCTCACAAATGTGTAGCAGAGATTGTAAACGAGCTTCTGTAGTTCGTCAGAAGTGAACTGGCTTTCATCCCACAAGACATGGTAGTGGGTTGGCCTGCTTGTTCCTTTCACCCCCCAGTGACTACAAAGATAGAAATCAAATTCCCTCGGATGAGTAATCACAGTGTCAACCACTGTCCCTGGAGGAATATTTTCATCGGAAAACGGTGTTTGTGTGGAAGATGGATCATTTTCGAAGGGAAACAACCTTGTGTGATGCCTCTTCTGGACTACAGCAAAAGTGATGAGAGGTTTATAATCAGGGAATCTAGAACATGCCCCTCTAATTGCTTGCAGCTCCTCTTGGAGCACTTTATAAAATTGGGTTTCACTAACCCCATCTCTGAAGAAAATTATTCTCTTGGGGAGTTTGTTTACTTCCTGGTAAAAATCCTCAAGCAATTCCCCAACCATTGCACCAAGATCTTGGATGATTTCTTGTCGATGTGTTTGGGACCTCATTCTTGAAACATACTTGTTTGCTGCCGGCCAATTCATGCTGCCAACCACGGCCGCAACGGATGGGCTGAAATCATCAAGCGGGTGAGGGTGTGTCACATCAGCACCCATAAAAATCACTGGCTCATCAGACTGGAGTAGACGTGGGATTTGAGAGTGTAATGAATTGTATAAGGCAACCGTGCATCCGCCAACTTTGGCATTGATCTTGAGTGCCAAATTTGCCAGAAATTGAGAACTCAACTTGCTGAGATTCGGATATAAGCAGCACTGGCTGACAACCCCTATGCTTGTCTCTGCAATTCGCTTCAAATCTGCATAACCTTTGTGTCTTTTCTCCATTACACAAATAAGCAGCTGTAGATTGTTTAATGCCGCTCGGTGCGTTTTCTTGAGTTTAGACTCCAAAAGAGAGACATTGTTAAGAACTTGGGTTGATTCAAATTGAGGGCGAACTATCGTGTTTTTGTTGAGAAAGATGCCTAGTTGTTCACACCTCTGTGATAATTGGTTTATGAATTTTGGAATGTAGGACTTCTGATCGGAGGTGCCACCGAAACTTATCAGTGCCCACCTTTCAATTTGAGCTCCTTCAAAAACGTGGCTATCTAAAAGGTTCCACTGTCGGTCATGGCGGGAGGGAGTAAGATCTCTCACATGGCCACCATCACCAAGCTTTAACTTGGGAGGTTGTAGAATTCTTCCATTTAATCGTGTCATTTCTCCTGATACGTGGAGTTTGAATTCTCTTCCTTGGATCCCACTATCaagatagaaaaatatttaactaacaAACCAATTCATAGCCAAAACAAGAAAGTTCTAATAGCAGCAGAAAAACTTGGGAAAGAATCAACTTTCAAGTGATTAAAGACACAATTCATTCCCTAGTTTAACTTGTACCTTTTTGGCCCAACAGGTCCTCTCATGACTCCGTCTATAATGGCTTTTCGCTCTCTTGGTCGTTGGCAACCCATCTTAAGTATTCTTGCAGTTTGATCATCAGAAAGCTTCCCGAGAAACTTCTGACCTTCACAGATCATACAAAGCTCCATAGGAAGATAACATGGTTTACTCCGACTAATTTGCAAGCACGGCAAGTTTCTGAACTGTATATCATAATTATAATGCTCCTTGAAGTAAGTCACCAGCCTTAGGTTCTTCCCATCCCTGTCTGCAAACCAAAGATTTTCAGTAGCTTCATCTGTTAAGCCATAGACCCGGTATCTCTGAACACTTTCTCTGTGGCAAACAAAGACCCTAATGTTCTTCAATGCCTTCTCCACTTCCTTCTTCTCTTCACCAGTTAAACCCCTAGTCTTCCTTTGAGAAAGGTCCCGAAGAAATTCTAGACGCTTCTGCAAGTAGGGGATTACTCCAATGCTCTCATGGAAAGCAGTCACAGAGAAATCTACATTGAGTGCAAGCCCTTGTTGGGTTGGGCGAAGACTCTGAAAGAACCCTCTCAATCCAACAGCTCCACCCCCAATGTCTTTAGTTCCTCCCATATAATTCGAATACAGTGATCTCCCAACAGAAATACACTTCTCAGTCGGGCTTTCCCTTAAAATAACATCCAAAGCATGGAGATAATCTTGAGGAAGAGGGACCCAATCGTCTCCCTCCTTGCTTAGGTAACTACTTAGCTCCTTTCCATCAAATTTTGATACAAGTTTGATGTTTATCCGAA contains:
- the LOC122311249 gene encoding protein argonaute 7; amino-acid sequence: MEQTEESNANKKCTKTRSFRDTANPHKHQYHYQHQLLQYSNQYGFCNQNQHQRYYPALLPLPTQMPFQLTLPPLPQNHGFRTKTHLHKPSCKLNNPPLAASSDTQVQNVAISPAPEGLQRPKSLPRKGDSGRGVIGARQPQSLVAARRPDSGGIEGPVISLLANHFLVRFDSSQRIFHYNVEISPNPSKEVARMIKQKLVMENPVMLSGAFPAYDGRKNLYSSVEFQNDRLEFYVSLPIPTNKTTLPNREFNDLLDKHQKLKLFRINIKLVSKFDGKELSSYLSKEGDDWVPLPQDYLHALDVILRESPTEKCISVGRSLYSNYMGGTKDIGGGAVGLRGFFQSLRPTQQGLALNVDFSVTAFHESIGVIPYLQKRLEFLRDLSQRKTRGLTGEEKKEVEKALKNIRVFVCHRESVQRYRVYGLTDEATENLWFADRDGKNLRLVTYFKEHYNYDIQFRNLPCLQISRSKPCYLPMELCMICEGQKFLGKLSDDQTARILKMGCQRPRERKAIIDGVMRGPVGPKSGIQGREFKLHVSGEMTRLNGRILQPPKLKLGDGGHVRDLTPSRHDRQWNLLDSHVFEGAQIERWALISFGGTSDQKSYIPKFINQLSQRCEQLGIFLNKNTIVRPQFESTQVLNNVSLLESKLKKTHRAALNNLQLLICVMEKRHKGYADLKRIAETSIGVVSQCCLYPNLSKLSSQFLANLALKINAKVGGCTVALYNSLHSQIPRLLQSDEPVIFMGADVTHPHPLDDFSPSVAAVVGSMNWPAANKYVSRMRSQTHRQEIIQDLGAMVGELLEDFYQEVNKLPKRIIFFRDGVSETQFYKVLQEELQAIRGACSRFPDYKPLITFAVVQKRHHTRLFPFENDPSSTQTPFSDENIPPGTVVDTVITHPREFDFYLCSHWGVKGTSRPTHYHVLWDESQFTSDELQKLVYNLCYTFVRCTKPVSLVPPAYYAHLAAYRGRLYLDRAEPSAYMRSSPTLSRAAPPKATPLPKLSENVKKLMFYC